In Bacillus sp. DX3.1, the following proteins share a genomic window:
- a CDS encoding SH3 domain-containing protein produces MDRGWIILQSFIKRVYPKPETKFIVESKRVKDGEVLEVIEKYGMWYKVKYQGEVGYVRTTDSLIFDQKVPSSIELSRNKALFTHSFLNLYQKNQELVFPPNQLKNLKEAIS; encoded by the coding sequence ATGGATAGAGGATGGATCATCTTACAATCTTTTATTAAGAGAGTATATCCTAAACCAGAAACTAAATTTATTGTAGAATCTAAGCGTGTTAAAGATGGCGAAGTACTTGAGGTAATTGAAAAGTATGGTATGTGGTATAAAGTTAAGTATCAGGGGGAAGTGGGATATGTTAGAACAACAGATTCTCTCATATTTGATCAAAAAGTACCCAGTTCAATAGAATTATCGAGAAACAAAGCCCTTTTCACTCATTCTTTTCTAAATTTATATCAAAAAAATCAAGAACTAGTATTTCCTCCTAACCAACTAAAAAATTTGAAGGAAGCAATAAGCTAA